One window from the genome of Schistocerca piceifrons isolate TAMUIC-IGC-003096 chromosome 1, iqSchPice1.1, whole genome shotgun sequence encodes:
- the LOC124795463 gene encoding vesicular acetylcholine transporter — protein sequence MSLPARLRGWLTGFAAIASVPIPFADLRSAIWAKLHEPKSQRKLILVIVSIALLLDNMLYMVIVPIIPDYLRYVGAWGPPPTVPPPDPNATTTVAPPKGAPVHRDHHGQDSATGILFASKAMVQLMVNPFSGALIDRIGYDVPMMIGLTIMFLSTAVFACGRSYGVLFFARSLQGVGSAFADTSGLAMIADRFTEESERSKALGIALAFISFGCLVAPPFGGALYQFAGKEVPFLVLAFVSLLDGFMLLLVMKPIKEQIKDSQRERVAGTPIWRLFIDPYIAVCSGALMMSNVALAFLEPTISLWMEDNLTTDNWKIGMIWLPAFFPHVFGVALTVKMAKQYPQYQWLMAAGGLALEGLCCFIIPFATSYKALMVPICGICFGIALIDTALLPTLGYLVDVRYVSVYGSIYAIADISYSVAYAVGPVIAGGVVEAIGFTALNVGIAFANLLYAPALMYLRHIYDFKPLENEANILVGDPPDKQYQTYTMQDQRPVSTDLKNHLEYSRFQEDESQGIQETNVDKALEANGYAPTVTGGYYQQEQPPQQQYAQEPSFQPQVNQTQAFQSQQPAGAQSYHTAPVQQSYQPAAPTQPFQSQSGYQAQAYQSQGYQQQGYQAQQQGYHQPQNYQVQQGYQPSTQAYQRPTASVARSSQDQAPARQTDTNPFRVAASEPPPVQQPQPLSDKNPFRQGFGY from the coding sequence CGCAGCGCAAGCTCATCCTTGTCATCGTGTCGATCGCACTACTGCTCGACAACATGCTCTATATGGTGATCGTGCCCATAATCCCCGACTACCTGCGCTACGTTGGCGCTTGGGGTCCACCTCCAACAGTGCCGCCCCCGGACCCCAACGCGACGACCACAGTGGCACCGCCCAAAGGTGCACCAGTGCATCGGGACCACCACGGACAGGACTCCGCCACGGGGATCTTGTTCGCCAGCAAAGCCATGGTGCAGCTTATGGTGAACCCGTTCTCCGGGGCCCTTATCGATCGCATTGGCTACGACGTGCCCATGATGATCGGCTTAACCATCATGTTCCTGTCGACGGCAGTGTTCGCCTGCGGACGTAGCTACGGCGTACTCTTCTTTGCGCGTAGCTTGCAAGGCGTGGGATCTGCTTTCGCAGACACATCCGGTCTCGCGATGATCGCCGATCGTTTCACGGAGGAGTCAGAGCGCTCCAAAGCCCTGGGTATCGCTCTCGCCTTCATCAGTTTCGGCTGCCTCGTAGCACCACCATTCGGAGGAGCGCTGTATCAGTTCGCTGGAAAGGAGGTTCCCTTCCTGGTACTGGCTTTCGTTTCTCTCCTCGACGGTTTCATGCTTCTTCTTGTCATGAAGCCTATCAAAGAGCAGATCAAAGATTCACAGCGGGAGCGTGTCGCAGGAACTCCAATATGGAGGCTCTTCATCGATCCTTACATCGCTGTGTGTTCTGGAGCACTAATGATGTCCAATGTAGCGCTCGCTTTCCTCGAACCCACAATTTCCCTCTGGATGGAGGACAATCTGACGACGGATAACTGGAAGATCGGAATGATCTGGCTGCCAGCATTCTTCCCTCACGTGTTCGGCGTTGCCCTGACTGTGAAGATGGCAAAACAATATCCTCAGTACCAGTGGTTAATGGCGGCTGGTGGTCTCGCTCTAGAAGGTCTCTGTTGCTTCATAATCCCATTTGCGACGTCGTACAAAGCGCTGATGGTTCCCATATGTGGCATCTGCTTCGGTATTGCGCTGATAGACACCGCGCTCCTACCTACACTTGGCTATCTTGTGGATGTGCGCTACGTCTCTGTGTACGGAAGTATTTACGCCATCGCAGATATCTCATACTCGGTGGCATACGCAGTGGGTCCCGTTATAGCGGGTGGTGTCGTCGAAGCAATCGGCTTCACAGCTCTCAACGTTGGTATTGCTTTCGCAAACCTACTGTACGCCCCTGCATTGATGTATCTCAGGCACATTTATGACTTCAAGCCGTTGGAGAACGAGGCAAATATACTAGTGGGAGATCCGCCCGACAAGCAGTATCAGACCTACACGATGCAAGACCAACGACCGGTTTCTACAGACCTCAAAAATCATCTCGAATACTCTCGCTTTCAAGAGGATGAATCGCAAGGTATTCAAGAGACGAATGTCGACAAGGCATTAGAGGCAAATGGGTATGCCCCCACAGTTACAGGAGGATACTACCAGCAAGAGCAGCCTCCACAACAACAGTATGCTCAGGAGCCAAGTTTCCAGCCTCAAGTAAATCAGACTCAAGCTTTCCAGTCACAACAACCAGCAGGAGCGCAATCATACCACACCGCACCAGTCCAGCAAAGCTACCAACCAGCGGCACCGACTCAGCCATTCCAGTCACAAAGTGGGTACCAGGCTCAAGCGTATCAGAGTCAAGGCTATCAGCAACAAGGTTACCAGGCCCAACAGCAGGGATACCATCAACCACAGAATTACCAAGTGCAACAGGGCTACCAACCGTCAACTCAGGCCTACCAGAGGCCTACAGCGAGCGTTGCGAGGTCGTCACAAGATCAGGCTCCGGCTAGGCAAACGGACACGAACCCGTTTAGGGTGGCAGCGAGTGAACCACCACCTGTGCAACAGCCCCAGCCCCTAAGTGACAAGAACCCCTTCAGGCAGGGCTTTGGCtattaa